The genomic DNA GTCCTGCCGGAGGTAGAGGTCGCGGAGCAGGGAGATCTCGGCGCCGTGATGGATCAGCTCCCTGTTGACGTGCAGGACCCTGTTCTCCAGGGGATACGGCTCGGGACCCACCGCGGGCGGATTCTCCAGGTCGGCGTCCGAGAGCGCGCGGACCCCCGCGTTCCATCTCCCGTACATCTCGTCGAACTGTTTCAGCGCCTCGTCGGCGGTCCCCGCGTAGGCGAATGTCCCGGAGTCGAAGTCCTGGCCGCCGAAGTACCATCCGACCCGATAGCCCAGGCAGTCGACGACGATGTGCGCCAGCCGCCAGGCGATCGTGGTCACCGGCGCCGGTGACGGCACCAGGTCGGGGGGCGCGGAGTCCATCGTCCACTCCCCGGAACCTTCCGACATCGGTGCGGCCGAGGTGCCACGGGGGCGGATGCTCCAGCAGTCGCGCACCGGCTCCCAGAAGTACTCCGCGTCGGTGAGACCGTCCAGCCGCGGCCGCAGGTTGGTGCGCCAGTACCAGTCCAACTGGTCCGCGAGCTGCTCGCTTCTTGTCATTTCCGCACACTACATAGATCGGCCTATCGCCCCACGAGGAAGGCGGCCCACGCTTCGCCGGAGACGGTGAGGTGCGGGCCGTCGGGGTTCTTGGAGTCGCGGATGTGGAGGGAGTGGGGGCAGGGGGCTATCTCGACGCAGTCCCCGCCGCCGCCGTCGCTGTACGAGGACTTGCGCCAGTCGAAGGCGACTTCGACGCAGTCGCCGCCACCGCTGTCGCTGTAGCTGGACTTGAACCACCGCAGGACGCGGGTGTCGCTCATCTTTCTTCTCCTGCCAACCGCTCGATGAGGCTCAAGGAATCGTCGGGGCTCAGAGCCTGTGCGCGGATCTTCGCATAGCGGTGCGTCAGTTGAGACACCTCCGGCGGATCACTGATCAGGATGCCCTGGTCCTCGATCTCCATGTAGACGACGTGCTCGTGGTCCTTGGTCACCACGAGCTTCATGGCGCCACGATCGCCAGCGTACGTTCCGCGCAGTCCACGATCCATCGGCAGCACCTGAACACACACATTGTCCCGCCGCGCGTCCTCGGCGAGCGAGCGCAACTGCTCCCGCTGCACCTCCCAACTCCCGAACGGCCGCCGCAGTACGCCCTCTTCGAGGATCAGCTCGATCATCGGGGCCGGGTCCCGGTCGAAGAGTTTCCTGCGGGCCAGCCGCGCCTCGACGAGTTCTTCCCGCTTCTGCTCGGACACCGGCGGATAGCCGCCGCCGATCAACGCCCGTGCGTAGGCCTCGGTTTGAAACAAGCCGTCGACGACGAGCGTCGCGTACGAGGAGAGTGTGACGGCCCCCGCCTCGATCTCCGCGAACCCACGGAACCGGGTCGGGTACTTCTCCAACAGCATCCACTTGCGCGCCTCTTCGAAGACTCCGAGCCCGCCTCCGACCTGCTCCTCCAACTTGGCGAGCATCTTGTCGCTCGCGGGCTGCGCGCAGGTTTCCATCGCGCTGATGGCGGACCCGGTGTAACCCGTCAGCTTGCCCAACTCCACCTGCGTGAGCCCCTGTTGCTCACGCAGTGCTTTCGCGAGAAGGGCGACGAGTCGCGCCACGCCACTCGCCTCCTCCTTGTTCTCCGCCCGCGCCATCGCGGTCACCCCCGAACTCAACCGAACTCAACCGGTCAACAGCGCCCCGCATTCGTATCCAACCGTTGCCGATGGTCGACGCAGAGTTATGGAAGACGGTAGTTGTGACGGTCGAGACTTTCCGTATGGATACGCAAAGTGACCTGAAATGGATCCCCGCGACCGGCATCCAACTCCGCAAGGCAGGGGTCCAGTTCGACGCGGTACGGGTGGACGGCGACGAGGGCAGAGACCTCGCGGACAGGCTCGCGCGCATGACGGGAGGGGCGCCGGGCCCGGTCGTGGAGGAGGCGACGGGCAACAGGGCGGTCTACTTCCTGGTCCCGGTCGGCAGCACGTCCCACCGCCCCTGGCCACCCGGAGTGACCCGCCTCACCGCCGGCCCGAACCACATGTCGTACATCCCGGTCCCGGCCCTCAACGGCCAGACCTGGCCCCTGACTTGGCGCTACCGCCCGACGGCACCGGACCACTTCGTCCACACGCTGCTGCTACGGACCGCCCTTCACCCTCAAGAGTGAAGAACGCCAACTCCGGTCCAGGGAAAGCCGGTTACGGCTTGCGTTCGTCGCTTTGCGTGCGCATAGAGTCACGCCAACGAAAACGCCCCCGCGGTGTGCCAACACCCGGGGGCCCGACACCTGGAGCCACAACTCCCGATGCGTATCCATCGTACGACGCCCACGCGCGCCTTTTCAGTCTTCTCCAACGCTCTTCTCCGTGACCGGAGCATCTCCTGGTGCGCGGTAGGCGTACTGACGTACCTCTTGAGCCTCCCGAGCGAGGCCCGTGTCACCATCCGCACGCTCGCCGATCAGCGCAAGGAGGGGCGGTCGCGGATCGCCGCCGCCCTGCATGAGCTGGAGGATTCGCGGTATCTGAGGCGCGTGGTGCACAAGAACCCGGAGAGCGGCCAACTCTTCACCGTGTACGAGGTTTTCGACACTCCGTACGAGGACGGGCCGCCTGCGGGTGAAGACGAAAAAGTCGAGAACCTGGCCTCCGGTGAGTCGGCCCTCGCGCCGTCGGGCGCTCTCCCTTCGGGAGAAAGAACCAGGGAACAAGAACCTCCCTCCCCGCCGCCCCAGGCCGAGTTGAGCGAGCGCACGGCGCTCGCCGCGCAACTGCTCGGCTCGTTGGGGCGGACCGAGCCCCGGCTCACGCTCGGTGCCGCCGATGCCGCGCGGCTCGCGCCGCTGGTCGAGGAGTGGTGGGACCGGGGTGCGACAAGTGCTCAGGTGCGTGCCGCCCTGACGGGCGGGCTGCCGCGCCGGATGTACTCGCCCGGCGCCATCGTCGAGAACCGTCTCCGCCGGAAATGCCCGGCGGCTCCCGCGACCTCGCCGGTCACCACCGTCCGGGTCGAGCCGCGCAAGCCCGGCGCCTCCGGCTACCGCGAGGCCGCGCAGCGGGGCGGCGCGCTGGCCCGCGCGCTGTTGCAGGGGCGGGCCGCGCTCGCTTAACCGCTCACAGACTCCCGGCCGCACGTCCGTGCAGTGCCGGGTCCTTCGAAAGGAACGGAGCGTTGATGACCGTCACACTCGTACGCTCGGAGAAGGTATACCGCCGGTATACTTTGCTCATGGCTGACACCACGATCAAGGTCGACCCAGCTGTCCGCGACCGTCTTCAGGAGCTTGCTCGGGAGCGCGGGATCACCATGCGGGACCTAGTGGCCGAGCTGGCCGGGGCCACGCCCACCAAGGAAGAGCTGCGCGAGCGGTACGAGGAGACCAGGGCGTACGTCGAGGAGCACTTCCTCGGTCGGCCTTACACGGAAGAGGACGAGAAGGCCGGCGAGGAGCTGTGGGCCGATCTCGAAGCCGGGCGCATCGGGGAGGTCCAGTGACGGGGGAGGAGCGGTACCCACTGCCTCGTGCCGTCGTCTTCGACGACACCGCCGCGCTGGCCCTCGGCGCGGGGAACGTCATGGCCTCCCGGCTCGTCGTCGAGGCCGAGAAGGATCCCGCCCTGCGCGTCTACATCCCGGCGCTCAGTCTCGCCGTCGCCGAGCGGGAGCGGGCCGGGGTCGCCGAACACGTCGGCGCGTTGCCGTCCGTGGCCATCGAGGGGCTCGACTTCGCGGCGGCTGCGGCCGTGGGCAAGCGGCTGCGGGTCGCCGGTGACGGTGAAGGCGAAGGCGACAAGGGTGAGGCCGGCTGGAGCGGCGCCCATGTGTTGCGCCTCGCTCTGCCCACCGTCGAGTGGCCGCGCGGCCGACCCGTCCTGACCAGGACACCCAACCGGTATCGCGGTACCGGCATCCGCACGATCCGGATCGTCGAGCAGAGCTGACCGCAAAGGGGGCGTCCTCGCCGGGACGCCCCCTTTGTCCGGGCATATCCTGAAGTCATCCATTCGTCCACCCGTGCACGCCGACCAGAAGAAGGTGACTGCGATGCGCATGATGCTGAAAGCGTCCATGGACACCGAGAAGGGGAACGAGGCCATCCGGAACGGGACTCTCGGGAAGCTGATGGAGGAGTCCATGGAGCAGATCAAGCCCGAGGCGGCCTACTTCACCGCCGACGGCGGCAAGCGCACCGCGTTCCTGTTCTTCGACCTGAAGGACCCCTCCGACATTCCGTCGATCAGCGAGCCGTTCTTCCTCAACCTGGGTGCCGAGCTGACCTACACCCCGGTGATGAACGCGGAGGACGTCGCGAGCGGTCTCTCCAAGATCCGCTAGGCCGTCATTCCCGCGGTGTCCCCTGGATCTTGGCGAGGGTCAGGACACCGCCGCCGATGCCCCATCCCGCGTCGGCGACCTCTTCCACCAGGACGAGCGTGGTGGCGCGGGCGCCGTCGCCGAAGATCTCGGCGTACAGGTCCGTGGTGCGCGTGATGATCTGTTCCTTCTGCTCGGGGGTGAGGGCGCCGGCGGGGACCTTGAAGTTCGCGAAAGGCATGGTGTTCTTCTCATTCCTTGTACGGGGTGGGCAGGGGGCAACCATCCGTCTCCGGCGGCCGCCCGGCCAGGGCTGAACCCACCCAGGGGTTGGCAGCCCCTGGCTCCGACCCCGCCGGAGAGGAGACGATGAGCGGGTGAACCTTCCCGAGCTCGCGGCGTTCCTCAGGTCCCGGCGTGACCGGGTCCGGCCGGCCGATGTCGGGCTGCCCGTCGGGCCCCGGCGCCGGGTGCCCGGACTGCGGCGCGAGGAGGTCGCGCAACTGGCGGGGCTGTCGGCCGACTACTACACCGAGCTGGAGCGCGGACGCGGCGCCCAGCCCTCGGCCCAGACCCTGGCCGCCCTCGCCCGGGCGCTGCGGCTCGGTGGCGACCAGCGCGACCACCTGTTCCACCTCGCCGACCGACCGTTGCCCGAATCGGCACGGGGCACGGGCGCGCGGCACGTACAGCCCGCCCTGCTCGGGCTGCTGGACCGGCTGGCCACCACCCCGGCCCAGGTCATCACCGACCTGCACGAGACCCTCGTACAGAATGAACTGGCCGCCGCCCTGCTCGGGCGGGCGCCGGAAGCGCGCGGTCCGGCGGGCGGGTTCGCGTACCGGTGGTTCACCGATCCGGCCGCCCGCGCGGTCTACCCGCCCGAGGACCATCCGCACCACTCACGGGTCTTCGTCGCCGATCTGCACGCGGTCGCCGCCCGCCGGAGCAACGACGGCGAGGTCGCCGGGATGACGGCGGCACTGCGGCGGCGCAGCGCGGAGTTCGCCGCCCTGTGGGACACCCACGAGGTCGGTCTGCGCCGCGCCGATCACAAGCGCATCGTGCATCCCGCGCTGGGCGTCATCGAGCTGGACTGCCACAGTCTGTTCAGCGAGGACGGCCGCCAGCGCCTGCTGTGGTTCACGGCCCCGCCCGGTACCGAGGGTGCCGCCCAGCTCGAACTGCTCGGCGTCATCGGCACACAGGACATGGCGGCGACCGAGAACACCTCCCGCACCACCGGCTGAAACGCTAGCTGAACACGATCATCGAGCCCTGGGCCAGGCTGCGCGTCGCCGCCGCGTGCAGCCCGAGCCAGACGTGGCGTTCGCGGGCGAACGGGCTGGGGTCGTACGGCGCGGGCACGGCCGGCTCCTCCAGCTCCGTGGGCGCGGCGGGGGGCTGCGGCGGAGTGGGCGGGTTCGCCGGGTCGATGCCGATCGTCGGGGCCACGAACTCCAGCTCCCGCAGAAGGGTCTGGGACGAGCCCAACGGGCCGCCGCCGGCGAGGAGTTCGTCGTTCGCGAGCGGGTGCGGGAAGTCGACCGGGACGTAGGCGCCCGCGTGGTCGTAGTGCCAGACCAGGTGGGACTGCTGGGCGGTGGTCTCGAACATCTCCAGGAGCTGTTCGTAGTCGCCGCCCAGGTCGTCCACCGGGGTCACCGGGAGCCCGCAGACCTGGAGGAGGTAGGCCCGGCGCAGGAAGTGCAGCGCGTCGTAGTCGAAGCCCGCGACCGGGGCGACCTCGCCGGACAGTCCCGGCATGTACTGGTACACCGGCACCGGAGGGAGCCCGGCCTCGGCCAACAGCGAGTTGTAAAGCGCGAGTTCGTCGGCGAAGGGATTGTCGGGGGTGTGGCACAACACGTCGACGAGCGGGACCAGCCACAGGTCACAGGCCAAAAGAGGGCTCCTCGGTTACTCGCTGCGCAGCGTGGATCTCGCATGGTGGTCAGGCAAGAGTAGGGGGAAGAGTAGTCGGTGCGGCCCGGGTCAGCTCCCCTCGTGCAGGTCCCATACCCACACGCCGTCCACCCACTTACCGGGTTTGCCCACCAGCTTTTCCACAGCGGTGCGGAGCTTGTCGTCGTTGGGCTGTGGAGCGACCACCAGGGCGCCGGCGTGCCAGAACGCGAAGTCGGTCCTGGCCTGCGCCCGCCAGTTCTTGCCGATGGTGGGGATGACGCCGGTGTAGCGCACGTCCCGCAGCATGTTGGAGGTGTAGCGGGGCGGGGAGCCGTAGATGCCGATGCGGTCGTCGCCGTAGGGGCCGTTGAAGTAGCCGCCCGGCATCTTGAAGCCGAGGCCGGACGCCGTCTGCCAGTGCAGGGGTTCCGCCGCGCCGGGGTCGGCGAGCGGGACCGGGACGATCGATTCGCCGGCGCGGACGTACGACTTGTAGGTGCCGTCCGTGAAGAAGGCCGGTACCGCCGCCCGGTCGACCGCCTTGAGCGGCGCCGGGATGATCGGCATCAGGGCCATGCACACGGCGAGCAGGCCCACGTACTGCGTGCCGATCCGCCGTGTCGCCGCCAGCCGCTCGACCGCGAGGGCGACCAGCATGCCCAGCGCGGGGGCGCAGATCATCGCCACCCGGCCCTCGATCACCGACTCGAAGAGCGGCTTGTGGGCGAGCAGGGCCCAGGGGCCGGGGTAGACCGTGTCCGTGAGCGGGATGCGGATCTTGGGGCCCATGGAGAGGACCGCCGCCGCGACCGCCGTGAACGCGAGCGCCTTGACGAGCGCCTGTTCCCACAGTCGTACGACGATCGCGAGGGTGAGGAGGACGAGCGGCCAGCCGTAGAAGGCGTTCTGTTCGGTGGGGTTGAGGGAGAGCGAGTTGGCCCGCACCTCGTTGCCCGCCATCAGGGAGCGTTCGGCGAAGGAGAGCAGGGCGAGGGGGCTGTTGCCCGCGTTGTCGCCGTGCAGGACGCTCTTGTAGCTCTGCGGACCCGCGAACTGGTACCAGAGGGGGATCAGGATGATCGGCGCGCAGACCGCCGCCGCGATGCCCAGGCCCTTGAGGAGCGGGCGCCAGGCGGTCTTCACGACCTCCCTGTTGAGGACTCCGTAGGACGCGGCGAACAGGAGCATGCCGATGGAGGCCAGGAGGAGGGGTTCCTCGCCGAGGAAGATCTGGTAGGCCGCCATGACGCCGAGCACGATGCCGTCGCGGACGACCCGGGTGCCCGCGCACAGGCGCAGGGCGCGGTCGATGATCAGCGGGATCATGAAGAGGATGACGAAGTTGGGGTGCGCGTTGGCGTGGCTGACCATCGGCGGGGCGAAGGCCGCGAGCGAGGCGCCGACGAAGGCCGCGGCCCGTTGCCGTACGACGCGCTTCACGATCAGCCAGTACCAGGCGGCGGCCGTGGCCGCGAGGCCCAGCGCCATGCAGACGCTGAGGGAGACCGCAGGTCCGGCCATCAGGGTGAGCGGTGTGAAGGGCACCGACAGGCCCAGCATGACCGTGTTGGCCATGAGGTTCACGCCGTCGGGGAAGCCCTGGAGGTTCGAGAAGAACGGGTTGTGGAAGTGGGCGACGTTGTCGGCCGTGACCGCGAAGAACCACTCCCACTGGTTCTGGTCCTGGAGCGAGTCCTCCAGGTAGCGGTGGCCCGGGTCGAAGAAGCGGCCCGAGTAGAGGCCGATCGACATCAGGAGGAAGAGGACGGTGACCAGGACGTCGACCGGGCGCAGGGAGCGGGCGCGCAGGCGGGCGAGTTCGGTGAGGACGCGGGCGTAGTCCAGGGGCCGTACCTTCGAGCCGGACTGGTGGGCCCAGCGGACCGGGACCTCGGCGACCTCCCAGTCCGCGCGGCGGAAGTGCTGGAGGACCTCCACGTCGATGCCCCAGCCGTTGATGCGGGAGGCGGCGAAGGCCTCGCGGGCGCGGTCGCCCTCGAAGAGCTTGAAGCCGCACTGGGTGTCGCGTATGCCGGGCACCGCGGCCCGGCGTATGAGGAAGTTGCCCGCGCGGCCCAGGAGTTCACGGACCGGATGCTGGTGGCTCTCGATCGTCGCGCCCGGCGCGGCCCGCGAGCCGATCGCCGCCGAGCGGCCCTCGCCCAGCTCCTTGTCGAGTTTCTCCAACTCCTCTATGGGCGCGGCCAGATCGGCGTCCGTGACCAGCACCCGGTGCCCGCGCGAGGCGGCCACCCCGAGGCGCAGGGCGTTGCCCTTGCCCCGGTTGCGGGGGCTGGTGACCAACTGCACGCGCGGATCGGCGCGCGAGGTGACGACCTCGCGGGTCCCGTCGTCGGAGCCGTCGTCGGCGACGATGATCTCCCAGCCGCCGAAGCGGCCCTCGTTGTCGCCCAGATACGTGGTGATCGCGTCGAGTGTCGGCCCGAGCCGCTGTTCCTCGTTGTACGCGGGCACGACGACACTGAGGTCAACGGCGACACTGTCCACGGCCGGAGCGGCCCTTTCCGGTCCGGTCACCGGGCGGCCAGCCGCTCGATGAGGGCGAGGGAGTGCTTGTTGTACGCCAGGACGATCGAGCGCGCGGTCGGGGTGTCGCGGCGCGCCAGGGCGTCGACCAGTTCGGTGTGCTCGGACCACAACTGCCCGCGCAGATCGGTCAGTCGGCGCAGATGCTGCACCGTGCACACCCAGGACTGGACGCGCAGCCGGTGCAGGAAGTCACCGAGGTAGGGGTTGCCGAACATGGCGCTCAGCTCGCGCCAGTAGCGCAGGTCGTAGCCGATCAGCACGCTGAGGTCACCGGCGTCGGCGGCGCGCTGCGCCTCCTCGCCGCGGCGGCGCACCCCGGCGAGCGCGGCGACCGTCCGCGGGTCGTCGGTGCGGTCGAAGACGGGGTGGCCCTCGATGAGGGCGAGGAACATGCCTTCGGTGACCAGGGAGCGGGCTTCGATCATGCCGCGGTGGTCGGTCACCGAGTACT from Streptomyces sp. NBC_01478 includes the following:
- a CDS encoding DinB family protein — translated: MTRSEQLADQLDWYWRTNLRPRLDGLTDAEYFWEPVRDCWSIRPRGTSAAPMSEGSGEWTMDSAPPDLVPSPAPVTTIAWRLAHIVVDCLGYRVGWYFGGQDFDSGTFAYAGTADEALKQFDEMYGRWNAGVRALSDADLENPPAVGPEPYPLENRVLHVNRELIHHGAEISLLRDLYLRQDGAVPHRV
- a CDS encoding DUF397 domain-containing protein, giving the protein MSDTRVLRWFKSSYSDSGGGDCVEVAFDWRKSSYSDGGGGDCVEIAPCPHSLHIRDSKNPDGPHLTVSGEAWAAFLVGR
- a CDS encoding helix-turn-helix domain-containing protein, whose protein sequence is MARAENKEEASGVARLVALLAKALREQQGLTQVELGKLTGYTGSAISAMETCAQPASDKMLAKLEEQVGGGLGVFEEARKWMLLEKYPTRFRGFAEIEAGAVTLSSYATLVVDGLFQTEAYARALIGGGYPPVSEQKREELVEARLARRKLFDRDPAPMIELILEEGVLRRPFGSWEVQREQLRSLAEDARRDNVCVQVLPMDRGLRGTYAGDRGAMKLVVTKDHEHVVYMEIEDQGILISDPPEVSQLTHRYAKIRAQALSPDDSLSLIERLAGEER
- a CDS encoding tautomerase family protein, with product MPFANFKVPAGALTPEQKEQIITRTTDLYAEIFGDGARATTLVLVEEVADAGWGIGGGVLTLAKIQGTPRE
- a CDS encoding helix-turn-helix transcriptional regulator → MNLPELAAFLRSRRDRVRPADVGLPVGPRRRVPGLRREEVAQLAGLSADYYTELERGRGAQPSAQTLAALARALRLGGDQRDHLFHLADRPLPESARGTGARHVQPALLGLLDRLATTPAQVITDLHETLVQNELAAALLGRAPEARGPAGGFAYRWFTDPAARAVYPPEDHPHHSRVFVADLHAVAARRSNDGEVAGMTAALRRRSAEFAALWDTHEVGLRRADHKRIVHPALGVIELDCHSLFSEDGRQRLLWFTAPPGTEGAAQLELLGVIGTQDMAATENTSRTTG
- a CDS encoding dolichyl-phosphate beta-glucosyltransferase; the protein is MDSVAVDLSVVVPAYNEEQRLGPTLDAITTYLGDNEGRFGGWEIIVADDGSDDGTREVVTSRADPRVQLVTSPRNRGKGNALRLGVAASRGHRVLVTDADLAAPIEELEKLDKELGEGRSAAIGSRAAPGATIESHQHPVRELLGRAGNFLIRRAAVPGIRDTQCGFKLFEGDRAREAFAASRINGWGIDVEVLQHFRRADWEVAEVPVRWAHQSGSKVRPLDYARVLTELARLRARSLRPVDVLVTVLFLLMSIGLYSGRFFDPGHRYLEDSLQDQNQWEWFFAVTADNVAHFHNPFFSNLQGFPDGVNLMANTVMLGLSVPFTPLTLMAGPAVSLSVCMALGLAATAAAWYWLIVKRVVRQRAAAFVGASLAAFAPPMVSHANAHPNFVILFMIPLIIDRALRLCAGTRVVRDGIVLGVMAAYQIFLGEEPLLLASIGMLLFAASYGVLNREVVKTAWRPLLKGLGIAAAVCAPIILIPLWYQFAGPQSYKSVLHGDNAGNSPLALLSFAERSLMAGNEVRANSLSLNPTEQNAFYGWPLVLLTLAIVVRLWEQALVKALAFTAVAAAVLSMGPKIRIPLTDTVYPGPWALLAHKPLFESVIEGRVAMICAPALGMLVALAVERLAATRRIGTQYVGLLAVCMALMPIIPAPLKAVDRAAVPAFFTDGTYKSYVRAGESIVPVPLADPGAAEPLHWQTASGLGFKMPGGYFNGPYGDDRIGIYGSPPRYTSNMLRDVRYTGVIPTIGKNWRAQARTDFAFWHAGALVVAPQPNDDKLRTAVEKLVGKPGKWVDGVWVWDLHEGS
- a CDS encoding GntR family transcriptional regulator: MPGSSGSGAVTRSTLRQQIADALRDEVLAGRLQPGQEFTVKEIAEQYGVSATPVREALVDLSAQGLLEADQHRGFRVHEYSVTDHRGMIEARSLVTEGMFLALIEGHPVFDRTDDPRTVAALAGVRRRGEEAQRAADAGDLSVLIGYDLRYWRELSAMFGNPYLGDFLHRLRVQSWVCTVQHLRRLTDLRGQLWSEHTELVDALARRDTPTARSIVLAYNKHSLALIERLAAR